In the Sulfitobacter pacificus genome, one interval contains:
- the ybgF gene encoding tol-pal system protein YbgF: MKLHFTATLVLGMMFSPVMLAAQDDQTLADVRQELTILYTEVQKLRRELSTSGSGGVNTAGNSVLERVGTMESELQRLTAKTEELENRINRIVADGTARIGDLEFRLVELEGGDISALGQTTTLGGEGQTATAAPLTAPSTPTQSASLAVGEEADFKRAQEALASGDFRAAADFFETFNQTYPGGPLAAEADLRRGDALDKLGDTREAARSYLASFSSDPQGPMAPQALFELGRTLGALGQTQEACVTLGEVAIRFPDSAAVAKAQDQRTNIGCG, from the coding sequence ATGAAACTGCATTTTACGGCGACGCTGGTTCTGGGGATGATGTTTTCCCCGGTGATGCTTGCGGCGCAGGATGATCAGACCCTGGCGGATGTCCGTCAGGAGCTGACGATCCTCTATACCGAGGTTCAAAAGCTGCGCCGCGAACTGTCGACCTCCGGCAGCGGCGGGGTGAATACGGCTGGCAACTCCGTGCTGGAACGTGTCGGCACCATGGAAAGCGAACTGCAACGGCTGACCGCCAAGACCGAAGAGCTGGAAAACCGGATCAACCGGATCGTTGCGGATGGGACCGCGCGCATCGGGGATCTGGAGTTCCGCTTGGTTGAGCTTGAAGGCGGCGATATTTCCGCGCTTGGGCAGACCACGACCCTTGGTGGTGAGGGGCAAACCGCCACCGCCGCGCCTTTGACCGCACCTTCCACGCCAACCCAATCTGCCTCTTTGGCAGTTGGGGAAGAGGCGGACTTCAAGCGGGCGCAGGAGGCGCTCGCATCCGGTGACTTTCGCGCCGCCGCAGACTTCTTTGAGACCTTCAATCAGACCTATCCGGGTGGTCCGCTAGCCGCCGAGGCCGATTTGCGCCGGGGCGATGCATTGGACAAGCTGGGGGATACCCGCGAAGCGGCGCGATCCTATCTGGCGAGCTTCAGCTCGGATCCGCAAGGACCGATGGCACCACAGGCCCTGTTTGAACTGGGCCGTACCCTGGGTGCATTGGGACAAACTCAGGAGGCCTGTGTCACTTTGGGGGAGGTGGCGATCAGATTCCCCGACAGCGCTGCTGTTGCAAAAGCTCAGGATCAGCGCACGAACATCGGCTGCGGATAA
- the ftsH gene encoding ATP-dependent zinc metalloprotease FtsH, whose amino-acid sequence MGNVRNLAFWVVLMLLVLALFNLFSGSNGNLQSNEVSYSEFVSAVEGGEIRNATLDGEQVRFRKTDGSDYVVIKPADAEVTTLLIENNVPVQARPQQQSGFQTFLMSLLPIVLLIGVWIFFMNRMQGGGKGGAMGFGKSKAKMLTEKHGRVTFDDVAGIDEAKEELEEIVEFLRNPQKFSRLGGKIPKGALLEGPPGTGKTLLARAIAGEAGVPFFTISGSDFVEMFVGVGASRVRDMFEQAKKNAPCIVFIDEIDAVGRSRGAGYGGGNDEREQTLNQLLVEMDGFEANEGVIIIAATNRKDVLDPALLRPGRFDRQVTVGNPDIKGREKILGVHARKTPLGPDVDLRIIARGTPGFSGADLANLVNEAALGAARLGRRFVTMIDFESAKDKIMMGAERRSMVMTAAQKEMTAYHEAGHALIGMLLPKCDPVYKATIIPRGGALGMVMSLPEMDRLNMFKDECHQRLAMTMAGKAAEIHKYGEDAVSNGPAGDIQQASALARAMVLQWGMSDKVGNIDYSEAAQGYQGSTGGFSVSASTKELVEKEVQKFIQDGYEWAAKLIKENEEKFERLAQGLLEYETLTGGEIQRVMDGLPPVAENDDDDGDKGDTPSLTAIPKAKGKAKKTPPADGGLEPEPST is encoded by the coding sequence TTGGGAAATGTTCGCAATCTTGCGTTTTGGGTGGTGTTGATGCTGCTCGTCTTGGCGCTGTTCAATCTTTTCAGCGGGTCGAATGGCAATCTGCAAAGCAATGAAGTCAGCTATTCCGAATTTGTCAGCGCGGTAGAGGGCGGTGAAATCCGCAACGCGACGCTGGACGGAGAGCAAGTGCGCTTTCGCAAGACCGATGGATCCGACTATGTGGTGATCAAACCTGCCGATGCAGAAGTGACCACGCTGTTGATCGAAAACAACGTCCCGGTTCAGGCGCGTCCGCAGCAGCAGTCGGGCTTTCAGACGTTTCTGATGTCGCTTTTGCCGATTGTTCTGCTGATCGGGGTCTGGATTTTCTTTATGAACCGGATGCAGGGCGGCGGCAAAGGTGGGGCCATGGGCTTTGGCAAATCCAAGGCCAAGATGCTGACCGAGAAACATGGGCGCGTGACCTTTGATGATGTCGCCGGGATTGATGAAGCAAAGGAAGAGCTTGAAGAAATCGTCGAATTCCTGCGCAACCCGCAAAAATTCAGCCGTCTTGGCGGGAAGATCCCCAAGGGTGCGCTGCTTGAGGGCCCTCCCGGCACGGGTAAAACCCTGTTGGCTCGCGCCATCGCGGGGGAGGCGGGTGTGCCATTCTTCACCATTTCGGGTTCTGATTTTGTTGAAATGTTTGTCGGTGTCGGTGCCTCCCGTGTGCGCGACATGTTCGAACAGGCCAAGAAGAACGCCCCCTGTATTGTGTTCATCGACGAAATCGACGCCGTGGGTCGTTCGCGTGGTGCCGGATATGGCGGCGGCAATGACGAGCGCGAACAGACGCTAAACCAGCTGCTGGTCGAGATGGACGGTTTTGAGGCGAACGAAGGTGTGATCATCATCGCAGCCACCAACCGTAAGGACGTGCTGGACCCGGCGCTGTTGCGGCCCGGTCGTTTTGACCGCCAGGTCACCGTTGGCAACCCTGACATCAAAGGCCGCGAGAAAATTCTTGGCGTGCACGCCCGCAAAACGCCGCTTGGTCCCGATGTTGATCTGCGCATCATTGCTCGTGGTACGCCGGGTTTCTCCGGTGCCGATCTGGCGAACCTTGTGAACGAGGCCGCGCTTGGTGCCGCCCGTCTGGGCCGTCGCTTTGTCACGATGATTGATTTTGAATCCGCCAAGGACAAGATCATGATGGGGGCTGAACGCCGCTCTATGGTGATGACCGCCGCACAAAAGGAAATGACCGCCTATCACGAGGCGGGGCACGCCCTGATCGGGATGCTGCTGCCGAAATGTGATCCGGTCTATAAGGCCACGATCATCCCGCGCGGTGGCGCGTTGGGCATGGTGATGAGTCTGCCTGAAATGGACCGTCTGAACATGTTCAAGGACGAATGCCACCAGCGGCTGGCCATGACCATGGCGGGCAAGGCGGCGGAAATCCATAAATACGGCGAAGACGCTGTGTCCAACGGTCCGGCGGGCGATATCCAGCAAGCCTCGGCACTGGCGCGCGCCATGGTGCTGCAATGGGGCATGTCCGACAAGGTCGGCAACATCGACTATTCCGAAGCGGCCCAAGGTTATCAGGGCAGCACCGGTGGTTTTTCTGTCTCGGCCAGCACCAAAGAGCTGGTGGAGAAAGAAGTGCAGAAGTTCATTCAGGATGGCTATGAATGGGCGGCCAAGCTGATCAAGGAAAACGAAGAGAAGTTCGAGCGTCTGGCGCAGGGTCTGTTGGAGTATGAGACACTGACGGGGGGCGAAATCCAGCGCGTCATGGACGGGCTGCCGCCGGTTGCCGAAAATGATGACGATGATGGTGACAAGGGTGACACGCCAAGCCTGACAGCGATCCCCAAGGCAAAGGGCAAGGCCAAAAAGACCCCGCCCGCTGATGGCGGACTTGAGCCGGAACCCTCTACCTGA
- the folD gene encoding bifunctional methylenetetrahydrofolate dehydrogenase/methenyltetrahydrofolate cyclohydrolase FolD, with protein MTAKTIDGKEFAARVRSQVGEHVARLKNDHGITPGLAVVLVGEDPASQVYVRSKGKMTVEVGMKSVEHKLDADTSEADLLAVVEQLNNDPEIHGILVQLPLPKHLNEDLIINSISPAKDVDGFHISNVGLLGTGQKSMVPCTPLGCLMMLRDHHGSISGMNAVVIGRSNIVGKPMAQLLLNDSATVTIAHSRTKDLADVVRRADIVVAAVGRPEMVPGDWIKEGATVIDVGINRLDAPEKGEGKTKLVGDVHFESCAERAGAITPVPGGVGPMTIACLLANTVTACCRANGLAEPEGLTA; from the coding sequence ATGACAGCAAAGACTATCGACGGCAAAGAGTTTGCCGCCCGTGTGCGCAGCCAGGTTGGTGAACATGTGGCCCGTCTGAAAAATGATCACGGTATCACACCGGGCCTTGCAGTGGTGCTGGTTGGTGAAGACCCTGCTTCGCAGGTCTATGTGCGCTCCAAGGGTAAGATGACCGTCGAAGTCGGGATGAAGTCGGTCGAACACAAGCTGGATGCGGATACCTCAGAGGCGGACCTGCTGGCTGTTGTCGAACAGCTGAACAATGATCCCGAAATCCACGGTATTCTGGTGCAGCTGCCTTTGCCCAAACATCTGAACGAAGATCTGATTATCAATTCAATCTCGCCGGCCAAGGATGTGGACGGCTTTCATATCTCTAACGTCGGTCTGTTGGGCACGGGGCAAAAATCCATGGTGCCTTGCACACCGCTGGGCTGTCTGATGATGCTGCGCGATCACCACGGGTCCATCTCTGGCATGAATGCGGTGGTGATTGGCCGCTCTAACATCGTGGGCAAACCGATGGCGCAACTGCTGTTGAACGACAGCGCGACCGTGACGATTGCACATAGCCGTACCAAGGATCTGGCCGATGTGGTGCGCCGTGCCGATATCGTTGTTGCTGCGGTGGGCCGTCCTGAAATGGTGCCCGGCGACTGGATCAAGGAAGGCGCGACCGTCATTGACGTGGGCATCAACCGGCTGGACGCGCCTGAAAAGGGTGAGGGCAAAACCAAACTGGTGGGCGATGTGCATTTCGAAAGCTGCGCCGAACGCGCCGGTGCGATCACGCCGGTGCCCGGTGGTGTTGGTCCGATGACCATCGCCTGTCTTCTGGCCAATACGGTCACGGCCTGTTGCCGCGCAAACGGTCTGGCAGAGCCCGAAGGCCTAACCGCCTAG
- a CDS encoding DUF2306 domain-containing protein: MTLTPLFNATPVIQIHTALAVFAVALTIAIFTIRRGSPAHRILGWIWVLSMAGVALSSFWISDIRLIGPFSPIHLLSVFVLVQLISAVRAARSGQVQRHRQTMRGLVFGALIGAGAFTFLPGRVMYQIFLGG; this comes from the coding sequence GTGACCCTTACCCCGCTTTTCAACGCCACACCGGTGATCCAGATCCACACAGCGCTGGCGGTCTTTGCCGTGGCGCTGACCATCGCCATCTTCACGATCCGGCGCGGAAGCCCTGCGCATCGCATTCTGGGCTGGATCTGGGTTTTGAGCATGGCGGGTGTTGCGCTGAGCAGTTTCTGGATATCCGACATCCGCCTGATCGGCCCGTTCAGTCCGATACATCTGTTGTCGGTTTTTGTTCTGGTGCAGCTCATTAGCGCCGTGCGCGCGGCCCGCAGCGGGCAGGTGCAACGCCATCGCCAAACCATGCGCGGTCTGGTGTTTGGTGCCTTGATCGGGGCCGGGGCATTTACGTTTCTCCCCGGCCGCGTGATGTATCAGATATTCCTAGGCGGTTAG
- a CDS encoding formate--tetrahydrofolate ligase, translating into MAYKTDIQIAREASKRPIQEIGAKLGISSDDLLPYGHDKAKVSQSFINSVQGNENGKLILVTAINPTPAGEGKTTTTVGLGDGLNRIGKKAAVCIREASLGPNFGMKGGAAGGGYAQIVPMEEMNLHFTGDFHAITSAHSLLSAMIDNHIYWGNALEIDTRRVVWRRVVDMNDRALRQITASLGGVANGFPREAGFDITVASEVMAILCLAKDLADLQERLGAMIVAYRRDKTPVFARDIKAHGAMTVLLKDAMQPNIVQTLENNPAFVHGGPFANIAHGCNSVIATTTALKLADYVVTEAGFGADLGAEKFLNIKCRKAGLAPSAVVVVATVRAMKMNGGVAKADLGGENVEAVNSGCANLGRHIENMKSFGVPVVVAINHFVTDTDAEVQAVKDYVATQGAEAVLSRHWELGSEGSADLATKVVETIEKNESNFAPIYPDDMSLADKINTIATKIYRADSAQMDQKILNQLKEWEDQGYGNLPVCMAKTQYSFTTDPNERGAPTGFDIPVREVRLSAGAGFVVAICGEIMTMPGLPRVPSAESIGLNDAGEVEGLF; encoded by the coding sequence ATGGCTTACAAAACCGACATCCAGATCGCACGCGAGGCGAGCAAACGCCCGATCCAAGAGATTGGCGCAAAGCTGGGCATCAGCAGCGACGACCTGCTGCCCTACGGCCACGACAAGGCGAAGGTCAGCCAGTCGTTTATCAACTCCGTACAAGGCAATGAGAATGGCAAGCTGATCCTTGTCACCGCGATCAACCCGACCCCTGCGGGCGAAGGTAAAACAACCACGACCGTTGGCTTGGGTGACGGGTTGAACCGCATCGGCAAGAAGGCCGCCGTCTGTATCCGCGAAGCATCGCTTGGGCCAAACTTCGGCATGAAGGGCGGGGCCGCCGGTGGTGGCTATGCGCAGATCGTGCCGATGGAAGAAATGAACCTGCATTTCACCGGCGACTTCCACGCGATCACCTCGGCGCATTCCCTGCTGTCCGCGATGATCGACAACCACATCTATTGGGGCAATGCCCTTGAGATCGACACCCGCCGCGTTGTCTGGCGTCGTGTGGTTGACATGAACGACCGTGCCCTGCGCCAGATCACTGCGTCGCTGGGCGGTGTGGCCAACGGCTTCCCGCGCGAAGCAGGCTTTGACATCACCGTGGCCTCCGAAGTGATGGCGATCCTATGTCTGGCGAAAGACCTTGCTGACTTGCAGGAACGCCTTGGCGCGATGATCGTCGCCTATCGCCGCGACAAAACACCGGTCTTTGCAAGGGACATCAAGGCGCATGGTGCGATGACAGTGCTGTTGAAAGACGCAATGCAGCCCAACATCGTACAGACACTGGAAAACAACCCGGCCTTTGTACATGGCGGCCCCTTCGCCAATATCGCCCATGGCTGTAACTCTGTCATTGCAACAACAACGGCGCTGAAACTGGCGGATTATGTTGTCACCGAAGCGGGCTTTGGTGCTGATCTGGGCGCGGAAAAGTTCCTGAACATCAAATGTCGCAAAGCGGGGCTTGCGCCTTCTGCGGTTGTGGTTGTGGCCACGGTGCGCGCGATGAAGATGAATGGCGGCGTTGCCAAGGCCGATCTGGGCGGCGAAAATGTAGAGGCCGTGAACAGCGGCTGTGCCAACCTTGGCCGTCACATCGAGAACATGAAGTCCTTCGGCGTACCTGTTGTCGTCGCGATCAACCATTTTGTCACCGATACTGATGCCGAAGTACAGGCGGTGAAGGACTACGTGGCCACTCAGGGTGCCGAGGCAGTTCTGTCACGTCACTGGGAGTTGGGCTCGGAAGGCTCTGCCGATCTTGCTACCAAGGTGGTCGAAACCATCGAGAAGAACGAGAGCAACTTTGCTCCGATCTATCCTGATGACATGTCACTGGCGGATAAGATCAACACCATTGCGACCAAGATTTACCGTGCGGACAGTGCACAGATGGATCAGAAGATCCTGAACCAGCTGAAAGAATGGGAAGATCAGGGATATGGTAATCTGCCGGTCTGTATGGCGAAAACGCAATACAGCTTTACCACGGATCCCAACGAGCGCGGTGCGCCTACAGGTTTTGACATTCCGGTGCGTGAAGTGCGCCTGTCTGCTGGTGCCGGTTTTGTTGTCGCCATCTGCGGTGAGATCATGACCATGCCGGGCCTGCCCCGTGTACCATCTGCCGAAAGCATCGGGTTGAATGACGCGGGCGAGGTTGAAGGCTTGTTCTAA
- a CDS encoding PaaI family thioesterase, producing the protein MTPDARARLHNSFAAQTMMQTLGAELTEVKEGLIRIAAPILPGSRQQQGFGHAGLTFSIGDSAAGFAALTLLPLDQEVVTAEIKINLLAPARGDRLIATGRVVKPGRRLSVVTSEVHAEAEGKLTLIAILQGTMVPVPA; encoded by the coding sequence ATGACCCCTGATGCCCGTGCCCGCCTTCACAACAGCTTTGCCGCGCAAACCATGATGCAGACCCTAGGGGCCGAACTGACCGAGGTTAAAGAGGGGCTGATCCGCATCGCCGCCCCGATTTTGCCCGGCAGCCGACAGCAACAGGGGTTTGGCCATGCCGGGCTGACCTTTTCCATTGGTGATTCCGCCGCCGGCTTTGCGGCGCTGACACTCTTGCCGCTGGATCAGGAGGTGGTCACCGCCGAAATCAAGATCAACCTCTTGGCCCCTGCGCGTGGTGATCGGTTGATTGCCACCGGACGGGTGGTGAAACCCGGCAGGCGGCTTTCTGTTGTCACCAGCGAAGTCCACGCAGAGGCAGAGGGCAAGTTGACCCTGATCGCGATTTTGCAAGGAACAATGGTACCTGTCCCGGCTTAA
- the tilS gene encoding tRNA lysidine(34) synthetase TilS, translating into MPETLPLCLAEAFLPHPPKAMGVAVSGGSDSMALLHLLHEFCTMRQIRLHAVTVDHRLRAESAAEARHVARVCAEIDVPHDTLVWNGWRGEGNLQGVARHARYHKMALWAQGYGIDTIATGHTADDQAETVLMRLARRSGVDGLSAISRRSLREGVTWVRPLLQARRKVLRSYLSGRGIGWIDDPSNDDAQYDRIKARNALELLAPLGIDADALGEVAANMTAARKALDWHSFLVSKQFVSLDAGAVLIEESGFNLEPDEVQRRLLIRAINWVSRGYYAPRRAALSNVMTALSKGQATTLNGCHIRRIATRIWVFREYNAVRDTEVAINELWDGRWQLSNDEALPEASDLRIRALGLEGLEQCAGWRASGRPHVVLKSTPGVWQGDRLVAAPLAGFAQNWQAKLHEEPDTFFATLLSH; encoded by the coding sequence ATGCCCGAAACACTGCCCCTTTGTCTGGCAGAGGCGTTTCTGCCGCATCCCCCAAAGGCGATGGGCGTTGCGGTATCGGGCGGCAGTGATTCAATGGCGCTGCTGCATCTATTGCATGAATTTTGCACAATGCGGCAAATCCGACTGCATGCTGTCACTGTGGATCACCGCCTGCGCGCGGAATCAGCCGCAGAGGCAAGACATGTCGCACGGGTCTGTGCGGAGATTGACGTGCCACATGACACCCTTGTCTGGAATGGCTGGCGCGGCGAAGGCAACCTGCAGGGTGTGGCGCGACATGCGCGGTATCACAAGATGGCCCTCTGGGCGCAGGGCTATGGAATTGATACCATCGCCACCGGCCATACTGCGGATGATCAGGCCGAGACAGTATTGATGCGGCTGGCCCGCCGTTCGGGGGTGGACGGCTTGTCGGCGATCAGCCGGCGCTCGCTGCGCGAAGGGGTCACATGGGTCCGCCCGCTGCTGCAAGCCCGCCGCAAAGTGCTGCGCAGTTATTTGAGTGGCCGTGGCATTGGCTGGATTGATGATCCCAGTAATGATGATGCCCAATATGACCGGATCAAGGCCCGAAACGCGCTGGAGCTTTTGGCACCATTGGGCATTGATGCTGATGCGTTGGGCGAAGTTGCTGCAAACATGACGGCGGCGCGTAAGGCGCTGGATTGGCATAGTTTTCTGGTATCCAAGCAGTTTGTTTCCCTGGACGCTGGGGCGGTATTGATTGAGGAGTCCGGCTTTAATCTGGAACCAGATGAGGTGCAGAGGCGGCTGTTGATCCGTGCGATCAACTGGGTCAGTCGCGGATATTATGCGCCCCGCCGGGCGGCGCTTTCCAATGTGATGACCGCGCTTTCCAAAGGGCAGGCGACCACGCTGAACGGCTGCCACATCAGGCGTATCGCAACGCGGATCTGGGTGTTTCGGGAATATAATGCTGTACGTGATACCGAGGTCGCCATTAACGAGCTATGGGACGGCCGCTGGCAGTTGAGCAATGATGAGGCACTACCCGAAGCGAGCGATCTGCGCATCCGTGCGCTTGGGCTTGAGGGGCTTGAACAATGCGCGGGCTGGCGCGCTTCAGGACGTCCTCACGTGGTTTTGAAATCGACGCCGGGCGTGTGGCAGGGGGATCGTCTGGTTGCGGCACCACTGGCCGGATTTGCACAAAATTGGCAAGCGAAACTGCATGAAGAGCCAGATACCTTTTTCGCAACGCTATTATCGCATTGA
- the pdeM gene encoding ligase-associated DNA damage response endonuclease PdeM: MNAHDFTLAGAQLKALNTGALWWPDAELLCISDLHLGKSERIARRGGTTLPPYETRDTLTRLAADLALTHARSVICLGDSFDDPGAALALPEEEKLWIARLQAGRRWVWIEGNHDPGPVDLGGSHLAELPLAPLTFRHIAEAGASGEVSGHYHPKASIALGGRTVTRPAFIYDSDRLILPAYGTYTGGLNTRDDAFRPLMRPEACAVLTGKTAIAIPMPRTAQ, from the coding sequence ATGAACGCACATGACTTTACCCTCGCAGGTGCACAGCTCAAGGCGCTGAACACAGGCGCACTATGGTGGCCTGACGCTGAGTTGCTCTGTATCAGCGACCTGCATCTGGGCAAATCGGAACGTATCGCGCGGCGTGGCGGTACAACCCTGCCCCCTTACGAAACCCGCGACACGCTGACCCGTCTGGCGGCGGATCTGGCGCTGACCCATGCGCGCAGTGTGATCTGTCTGGGCGACAGCTTTGATGATCCCGGTGCCGCCCTTGCCCTACCCGAGGAAGAAAAGCTTTGGATCGCACGTCTGCAAGCGGGCCGCCGCTGGGTCTGGATCGAGGGCAACCATGATCCCGGCCCGGTTGATCTGGGCGGCAGCCATCTGGCCGAACTGCCCCTTGCCCCGCTGACCTTCCGCCACATCGCCGAAGCCGGGGCCAGCGGGGAGGTCTCCGGGCACTATCACCCCAAGGCCAGCATCGCCTTGGGCGGACGCACGGTCACACGGCCTGCTTTTATCTATGACAGTGACCGGCTGATCCTGCCGGCCTATGGCACCTATACCGGTGGTCTGAACACCCGTGACGACGCCTTTCGCCCCCTGATGCGCCCTGAAGCCTGTGCCGTGCTGACAGGTAAAACCGCCATCGCCATCCCAATGCCAAGGACCGCCCAATGA
- a CDS encoding LytTR family DNA-binding domain-containing protein, with protein MGKRIGVVQLALREKRGLMIPLAIWGMATLICVIAGPFGTLAALGPAARFTYWAIVVGASVGASTALSRKKTTSASQRLFLWVLFAVLLSLLIWGLNALVFEGWQNVAQLGQILGYVGAVVVVVHGIFMLFDHAGRETTKDPGRELDPQTLFLRRLPLAERGPLVRIEAQDHYLKVVTDRGAALILMRLSDAVQELGETAGLQVHRSHWVALEAVTAHRREKGRDLLILSDGAEVPVSRGNRGAAQEAGLF; from the coding sequence ATGGGCAAGCGGATAGGTGTCGTGCAACTGGCGCTTCGTGAAAAGCGGGGGCTGATGATCCCACTGGCGATCTGGGGGATGGCCACGTTGATCTGTGTCATCGCAGGCCCTTTCGGGACGCTTGCGGCCTTAGGCCCTGCCGCGCGATTTACCTATTGGGCGATTGTGGTAGGTGCCTCTGTAGGTGCCAGCACAGCCCTGAGCAGAAAGAAAACAACATCGGCGTCACAGCGCCTGTTTCTCTGGGTGCTGTTTGCTGTGCTGCTTAGCTTGCTGATCTGGGGGCTGAATGCTCTGGTGTTTGAAGGCTGGCAGAATGTGGCACAGCTTGGCCAAATTTTGGGGTATGTCGGGGCGGTGGTCGTCGTTGTGCATGGCATCTTTATGCTGTTTGACCACGCCGGGCGCGAAACGACAAAAGACCCCGGCAGGGAACTGGACCCACAAACCCTATTTCTGCGCCGCCTGCCTTTGGCGGAACGTGGCCCGCTTGTGCGGATTGAAGCGCAGGATCACTATCTTAAGGTGGTGACGGATCGCGGCGCGGCGCTGATCCTGATGCGCCTGAGCGATGCGGTGCAAGAGCTTGGCGAAACCGCTGGCCTACAGGTACATCGCTCGCACTGGGTGGCACTGGAGGCGGTCACGGCACACCGGCGGGAAAAGGGGCGCGACCTGCTAATCCTGTCAGACGGGGCAGAGGTGCCGGTCAGCCGCGGTAACCGTGGTGCTGCGCAAGAGGCAGGGCTGTTCTAA
- a CDS encoding MOSC domain-containing protein: MPELVPTDHHAKIVWMGKVPQDRPNIRSEAIKEAFASYAGFEGAYHAGLTRLSCVRVKSQHPEGTEIRNVRQFSIVSAEELAAIAAVIGVETLDPVLLGASIVVEGIDDFTHVPPNSRLQATNGATIVVDMQNGPCNFPAREIEKETPGHGKGFKAAAKNRRGVCGWVEREGLLRVGDTLRLHIPGQRAWKHI, translated from the coding sequence ATGCCCGAACTGGTCCCTACCGATCATCACGCCAAAATTGTCTGGATGGGCAAGGTCCCGCAGGACCGCCCCAACATCAGATCAGAAGCGATTAAGGAAGCCTTTGCCAGCTATGCCGGTTTTGAGGGAGCCTATCACGCCGGTCTGACGCGCCTGTCCTGTGTACGGGTCAAATCCCAACATCCAGAGGGGACAGAAATCCGCAATGTGCGGCAGTTCTCCATTGTCTCGGCAGAAGAACTTGCCGCGATTGCAGCGGTAATCGGGGTTGAAACGCTGGACCCGGTATTGCTGGGCGCGTCGATCGTTGTGGAAGGGATTGACGACTTTACCCACGTCCCGCCCAATTCACGGCTTCAGGCCACCAATGGTGCCACGATTGTTGTGGATATGCAGAACGGTCCCTGCAACTTTCCTGCCCGCGAAATTGAGAAGGAAACACCGGGGCATGGTAAGGGGTTCAAAGCTGCGGCCAAAAACCGACGCGGGGTCTGTGGTTGGGTGGAGCGCGAGGGGCTGCTGAGGGTTGGCGACACTCTGCGGCTGCACATCCCAGGGCAACGCGCCTGGAAGCACATCTAG